The Rhodoflexus caldus genome has a window encoding:
- a CDS encoding WD40/YVTN/BNR-like repeat-containing protein, whose product MTPFYRKSLLRGLLGVSLFMAGYAPAVAQRKPQNNAPATPAPTPAARRMEAFKLRHQLQESSIVANVPFKNIGPTVMSGRVTDVDVCPADPSQFLVAYASGGLWHTTSNGTQMTPVFDTQASMTIGDIAVQWQGTTPAVIWVGTGENNSSRSSYAGTGIYKSTNGGKTWEHLGLEESQHIGRIVLHPTDPNTVWVAALGHLYSPNPDRGIYKTTDGGKTWQKTLFVDNNTGAIDLVIDPTNPQVLYAAMWERSRQAWDFKGSGKGSGIYKSTDGGATWTKLNTDGSGFPNTDGTGRIGLDVFAGNPNIIYAVLDNQDSRPAEKPTGKEVIKPSAFRTMTAEEFAKLPDEDLQAYFERYGIPSKYTPKSVKQDIANKKYPVKALADFINANDDLFEIEVKGAEVYRSDDGGKTWRKTHDKPLDGLVFTYGYYFSQIRIDSKNPDKIYTMGVPVIKSEDGGKTWKAMNSDNVHADHHALWLNPNRPGHMILGNDGGINISYNDGETWQKMNNVPVGQFYAINVDMAQPFNVYGGLQDNGVWVGPSTYRHSLDWHDTGRYPYQMLIGGDGMQVEIDTRDNATVYTGFQFGNYFRINTKTGERKFITPRHDLGETPYRWNWQTPIHLSRHNQDILYMGSHRFHRSLDKGETMQTLSGDLTAGGIKGNVPYGSLTTIDESPRRFGLLYTGSDDGLVHVSKDGGYTWTRISDKLPQKLWVSRVIASHHAEGRVFVSLNGYRYDHFDPYLYVSEDYGQTWTRLGGNLPAEPINVVREDPVNDQILYVGTDNGVYISFDRGVSFAAMSNGLPAVAVHDLRIHPRDKQLVVGTHGRSIFTADVQHIQQIDQQMITKALHLFPVQAITASEAWGRPRNFAEAISPERQIVFYLNYAIKNAISNIRILSAGGVVLHEMTDESEAGINIVNYDLTMNEKAVADLQKEMQTKAKDGKEVKIGAAGNGKYYLPVGEYTVEVRAGESVEKQTLKVEAPRSGGGRRGEPSAEPHEED is encoded by the coding sequence ATGACACCTTTTTACCGTAAATCACTCTTGCGCGGTTTGTTGGGCGTATCGTTGTTCATGGCGGGCTACGCACCTGCTGTGGCACAGCGGAAACCACAAAACAATGCTCCGGCAACACCCGCGCCTACTCCGGCAGCTCGCCGCATGGAAGCCTTCAAACTCCGCCATCAGTTGCAGGAAAGTTCTATTGTTGCCAATGTACCTTTTAAAAACATAGGCCCAACGGTGATGAGCGGACGCGTAACCGATGTAGATGTTTGTCCGGCAGACCCTTCTCAGTTCTTGGTTGCTTACGCTTCGGGCGGTCTGTGGCATACAACCTCCAACGGCACACAGATGACCCCTGTTTTTGATACACAGGCGAGCATGACCATTGGCGATATTGCCGTACAGTGGCAGGGAACGACACCCGCCGTTATATGGGTAGGTACAGGCGAAAACAATTCCAGCCGCTCTTCCTATGCCGGCACGGGCATATACAAAAGCACCAACGGCGGTAAAACATGGGAACATTTAGGATTGGAAGAATCGCAGCACATCGGGCGCATTGTTTTGCACCCAACCGACCCGAATACGGTATGGGTAGCTGCTTTGGGGCATCTGTATTCGCCCAACCCCGACAGAGGCATTTACAAAACCACTGACGGCGGCAAAACATGGCAGAAAACACTGTTTGTGGACAATAACACAGGTGCAATTGATTTGGTAATAGATCCGACCAATCCACAGGTACTTTACGCTGCCATGTGGGAGCGCAGTCGCCAAGCATGGGACTTTAAAGGCTCCGGCAAAGGTTCGGGTATTTACAAAAGTACCGACGGCGGCGCAACTTGGACGAAGCTCAATACCGACGGTAGTGGCTTCCCCAACACCGACGGTACAGGTCGCATCGGCTTGGACGTTTTTGCAGGCAATCCAAATATTATTTATGCCGTTTTAGACAATCAGGACAGCCGCCCTGCCGAAAAACCGACGGGCAAAGAAGTTATCAAGCCTTCCGCTTTTCGCACCATGACGGCAGAGGAATTTGCCAAACTGCCCGATGAAGACCTGCAAGCCTACTTTGAGCGCTACGGCATCCCTTCTAAATACACGCCCAAATCGGTTAAACAAGACATTGCCAACAAAAAATATCCCGTAAAGGCACTTGCCGATTTTATCAATGCCAACGACGATTTGTTTGAAATTGAAGTAAAGGGTGCAGAAGTGTATCGTTCGGACGACGGCGGTAAAACATGGCGCAAAACACATGACAAACCCTTAGACGGCCTTGTGTTTACCTATGGCTATTATTTCAGCCAAATCCGCATAGACAGCAAAAACCCCGATAAAATCTATACCATGGGTGTGCCTGTGATTAAGTCGGAAGACGGCGGCAAAACTTGGAAAGCCATGAACAGCGACAATGTTCATGCCGACCACCATGCCCTCTGGTTGAATCCCAACCGCCCCGGACACATGATTTTGGGCAACGACGGCGGTATCAACATCAGCTACAACGACGGCGAAACATGGCAAAAAATGAATAACGTTCCTGTGGGACAGTTTTATGCCATCAATGTGGATATGGCGCAGCCTTTCAATGTTTACGGCGGCTTGCAGGACAACGGCGTTTGGGTAGGCCCAAGCACTTACCGCCACAGCTTAGACTGGCACGATACAGGCCGTTATCCGTATCAGATGCTGATAGGCGGCGATGGTATGCAGGTGGAAATTGACACGCGCGACAATGCAACGGTTTACACAGGTTTTCAGTTTGGCAACTATTTCCGCATTAATACCAAAACGGGCGAGCGCAAATTCATTACTCCGCGCCACGATTTGGGCGAAACCCCTTACCGATGGAACTGGCAAACGCCTATTCACCTTTCCCGCCACAATCAGGACATTTTATACATGGGTTCGCACCGCTTCCACCGTTCATTGGACAAAGGCGAAACCATGCAAACACTTTCCGGCGACCTGACCGCAGGCGGCATTAAAGGCAACGTCCCTTACGGTTCACTGACAACCATTGACGAGTCGCCTCGCCGTTTTGGGTTGCTCTACACCGGCTCCGATGACGGTTTGGTGCATGTGTCCAAAGACGGCGGTTATACATGGACGCGCATTTCGGACAAATTGCCGCAAAAACTTTGGGTAAGCCGCGTAATAGCCTCACACCATGCCGAAGGTCGGGTGTTTGTGTCGCTCAATGGCTATCGCTATGACCATTTTGACCCGTATTTGTATGTTTCCGAAGACTACGGACAAACGTGGACGCGTTTAGGCGGCAATCTGCCCGCCGAACCTATCAACGTAGTGCGGGAAGACCCTGTCAATGACCAGATTCTGTACGTGGGTACCGATAACGGGGTGTATATTTCCTTTGACCGCGGTGTTTCGTTTGCTGCCATGAGCAACGGGCTGCCTGCCGTTGCCGTACACGACCTGCGCATCCATCCTCGCGACAAACAACTGGTTGTAGGTACGCATGGGCGCTCTATTTTCACTGCCGACGTACAGCATATCCAGCAGATAGACCAGCAGATGATAACAAAAGCCTTGCACTTGTTCCCCGTACAGGCTATTACTGCATCGGAGGCATGGGGGCGGCCGCGCAACTTTGCCGAAGCGATTTCACCTGAGCGGCAAATTGTTTTCTATCTTAATTATGCGATTAAAAATGCCATCAGCAATATCCGTATTCTGTCAGCAGGTGGCGTAGTGCTGCATGAAATGACAGACGAAAGCGAGGCCGGTATCAATATCGTAAACTATGACCTGACTATGAATGAAAAAGCCGTTGCAGATTTGCAGAAGGAAATGCAGACCAAAGCTAAAGACGGCAAAGAAGTTAAAATCGGTGCAGCGGGCAACGGCAAATACTACCTGCCGGTGGGTGAATATACCGTTGAAGTTCGCGCCGGTGAATCGGTAGAAAAACAAACACTCAAAGTAGAAGCTCCGCGCAGTGGCGGCGGTCGTCGCGGCGAGCCTTCCGCCGAACCTCACGAAGAGGACTAA